In a genomic window of Saccharothrix sp. HUAS TT1:
- a CDS encoding glycosyltransferase: MRVSVLTAGSRGDVEPFLALGGRLRAAGHGVRLVTHQEFEPVVRAHDLDFAELPGDPRATLAGPEGQALLAARNPVTLVRRLREVVGPALRASLAAAIDGCRDADVVVHSTLVAFGPTVAEHLGVPAVAAHLSPNTPTRAFPMTALPGRVPAALNLATWKFAEALLWRAFRPLLDGQRADLGLPPVPRRTPPPARRPPRLYGFSPAVVPPPPDWAPSDHVTGYWFTDADRALPADLADFLAAGEPPVYLGFGSMADRDPTAAADLLLTAARRVGRRAVLLSGWSGLGPADTTDDVLVVDDVPHRALFPRCAAAVHHGGAGTTSAAVLAGIPSVVVPFFADQFFWGRRVTELGVGAVTPARERVTADALTEALRTALPLTPVARALGARVAAEDGPGAAVAVLERLARR, translated from the coding sequence ATGCGGGTGTCGGTGCTGACCGCGGGGTCGAGGGGCGACGTCGAGCCGTTCCTCGCGCTGGGCGGGCGCCTGCGGGCGGCCGGGCACGGGGTCCGGCTGGTGACGCACCAGGAGTTCGAACCCGTCGTGCGCGCGCACGACCTGGACTTCGCCGAACTGCCCGGCGACCCCAGGGCCACCCTGGCCGGTCCGGAGGGCCAGGCGCTGCTGGCCGCCCGGAACCCGGTCACCCTGGTCCGGCGGTTGCGCGAGGTGGTCGGGCCCGCGCTGCGCGCCTCGCTGGCGGCGGCGATCGACGGGTGCCGGGACGCGGACGTGGTCGTGCACTCGACGCTGGTGGCGTTCGGGCCGACGGTCGCCGAGCACCTGGGCGTGCCCGCGGTGGCCGCGCACCTGTCGCCGAACACGCCGACCAGGGCGTTCCCGATGACGGCGCTGCCCGGCCGGGTGCCCGCCGCGCTCAACCTGGCCACGTGGAAGTTCGCCGAAGCCCTGCTGTGGCGGGCGTTCCGCCCCCTGCTGGACGGGCAGCGGGCCGACCTGGGCCTGCCGCCGGTGCCGCGCCGCACCCCGCCACCGGCCCGCAGACCGCCGCGCCTGTACGGCTTCAGCCCGGCCGTCGTGCCGCCGCCGCCGGACTGGGCGCCGTCCGACCACGTCACCGGCTACTGGTTCACCGACGCCGACCGCGCCCTGCCCGCCGACCTCGCCGACTTCCTGGCCGCCGGCGAACCGCCGGTGTACCTGGGCTTCGGCAGCATGGCCGACCGCGACCCGACCGCCGCCGCCGACCTCCTGCTGACCGCCGCCCGCCGGGTCGGCAGGCGCGCCGTCCTGCTGTCCGGCTGGAGCGGCCTCGGCCCGGCCGACACGACCGACGACGTGCTGGTGGTGGACGACGTGCCGCACCGCGCGCTGTTCCCCCGCTGCGCCGCGGCCGTCCACCACGGCGGCGCGGGCACCACGTCGGCCGCGGTGCTGGCGGGCATCCCGTCGGTGGTGGTCCCGTTCTTCGCCGACCAGTTCTTCTGGGGCCGCCGCGTCACCGAGCTGGGCGTCGGCGCCGTCACCCCGGCCCGGGAGCGCGTGACGGCGGACGCGCTGACCGAAGCCCTCCGCACCGCGCTGCCCCTGACGCCGGTGGCCCGCGCCCTGGGCGCGCGGGTGGCCGCGGAGGACGGCCCCGGTGCGGCGGTCGCCGTGCTCGAACGCCTGGCGCGGCGGTGA
- a CDS encoding peptidase inhibitor family I36 protein, producing the protein MKIMSSARRTSARFGVAFPVAVLLTAVPAVAGAAPVGPSGPLASEVAQLLAAHPGGVQVSDNAVAWHAGRVVVVMPSPGETAAPRGLGPNPRHLEARSMGLGDLVDPREVRDVHGCPSGATKKDNYCFYQNRDFKGDRWQFADTCADAASDWGFSGKTSSWVNTDTDKTIIAYNGQTRLWDEPENSTSRYVGDGNNDKMTRWDCRKQ; encoded by the coding sequence ATGAAGATCATGTCCAGTGCCCGGCGGACCAGCGCGAGGTTCGGCGTGGCCTTCCCGGTGGCGGTCCTGCTGACGGCGGTCCCGGCGGTGGCCGGCGCGGCGCCGGTCGGGCCGTCCGGTCCGCTCGCGTCCGAGGTGGCGCAACTGCTCGCCGCGCACCCCGGTGGTGTCCAGGTCAGCGACAACGCGGTGGCCTGGCACGCCGGTCGGGTCGTCGTGGTCATGCCCTCGCCCGGTGAGACCGCGGCGCCCAGGGGCCTCGGTCCCAACCCCCGCCACCTCGAAGCCCGTTCGATGGGGCTGGGGGACCTGGTCGATCCGCGCGAGGTCCGGGACGTGCACGGCTGTCCCTCCGGGGCGACGAAGAAGGACAACTACTGCTTCTACCAGAACCGGGACTTCAAGGGCGACCGGTGGCAGTTCGCCGACACGTGCGCCGACGCGGCCTCCGACTGGGGCTTCTCCGGCAAGACGTCGAGTTGGGTCAACACCGACACCGACAAGACCATCATCGCGTACAACGGTCAGACCAGGCTGTGGGACGAGCCGGAGAACAGCACGTCCAGGTACGTCGGGGACGGCAACAACGACAAGATGACGCGGTGGGACTGCCGCAAGCAGTAG
- a CDS encoding ThuA domain-containing protein produces MSEPPPRWARAVAAPLLVASLLLVPQSTAVAAIPPGDYQHVQLAAGAAKLGEPMSLAVLPDRSVAHTARDGTVRITNAAGNTTTVAGKLDVYTHDEEGLQGIAADPGFAANRWLYLYYSPRLNTPDGDAPTEGTDATFAAWRGELHLSRFTLKPDNTLDMASEKVVLRVANDRGQCCHVGGDIDFDAAGNLYLTTGDDTNPFVSDGYTPTDERANRNPQFDAQRSSGNTNDLRGKVLRIKPQPDGGYTIPAGNLFAPGTARTRPEIYAMGLRNPFRMSVDKATGHVYLGDYGPDAGVTNPSRGPSGQVEFNRITAPGNFGWPYCTGTNTADETYVRYAFPSGPSGARYQCGSGVTNSSPRNTGLATLPPAQPAWIRYAGDAGSPPEFGGGSESPMGGPVYRYDPGLNSPTKFPQSLDGRFFAGEYGRQWIKAIGVDANGSPGVIEDFPWDGTQVMDLQFGPDGSLYVLDYGTGGGNQAIYRIDYKGNAPRNPTAKAAADRTSGPVPLTVKFSSAGSSDPEGGALSYRWAFGDGATSTEANPTHTYSRAGNYSPTLTVTDPQGLTGTASVLVTAGNTAPTITLQAPGDGRLFAFGDTVPFRVSVTDPEDGPVDCARVKVTYLLGHDSHRHQITQATGCSGQITVPVDGEHDAAANIYGVFDAEYTDNAGLTSHAVSTLQPRHRQAEHHGAQQGVEPANHGGAEGGRTVGFTDDGDWISFQPYLLDNARSVTARVSSGGPGGTIEVRAGSATGTLLGTLTVPNTGSWDAFVDVSANLTSAPTGTTSLVFVFKGVTGQGNLLDLDAFTFTTGTTPPPGPEVLVFSRTAGFRHDAIPAGTQAIRELGAANGFAVTATEDASAFTAANLARYAAVVFLNTTGDVLNDAQQAAFQSYVDGGGGYAGVHAAADTEHDWPYYGRLVGAYFHSHPDIQQATVRPEDRSHPATAHLPAAWNRTDEWYNFRTNPRATSRVLANLDEAGYSGGTMAGDHPISWCRTQASGRSFYTGLGHTVESYADPAFRTHLLGGIRYAAGLVQADCRPQQQPSPRVEGEAYTSSSGVQVASHGTASGGQTVGYIDGGDWAGYGQTDLTGKRQFTARVSSGNAGGRIEVRAGSAAGALLGSVAVAGTGGFDRFVDVSTALTGSAGGPVVLVFTGSGSGGLFDVDHFTLS; encoded by the coding sequence ATGTCCGAGCCCCCACCCCGGTGGGCGAGAGCGGTCGCCGCGCCCCTGCTGGTCGCGTCCCTGCTCCTCGTACCCCAGAGCACCGCCGTCGCGGCCATCCCGCCCGGCGACTACCAGCACGTCCAGCTCGCCGCCGGCGCCGCCAAGCTCGGCGAGCCCATGTCGCTGGCCGTCCTGCCGGACCGGTCCGTCGCGCACACCGCCCGCGACGGCACGGTCCGCATCACCAACGCCGCGGGCAACACCACCACCGTGGCGGGCAAGCTCGACGTCTACACGCACGACGAGGAGGGCTTGCAGGGCATCGCGGCCGATCCCGGCTTCGCCGCCAACCGCTGGCTGTACCTGTACTACTCGCCCCGCCTGAACACCCCGGACGGCGACGCGCCGACCGAGGGCACCGACGCGACGTTCGCGGCGTGGCGCGGTGAGCTGCACCTGTCCCGCTTCACCCTCAAGCCGGACAACACACTCGACATGGCCAGTGAGAAGGTCGTGCTCCGGGTGGCCAACGACCGCGGCCAGTGCTGCCACGTCGGCGGCGACATCGACTTCGACGCCGCCGGCAACCTGTACCTGACCACGGGCGACGACACGAACCCGTTCGTGTCCGACGGGTACACCCCGACCGACGAGCGCGCCAACCGCAACCCGCAGTTCGACGCGCAGCGCTCCTCGGGCAACACGAACGACCTGCGCGGCAAGGTGCTGCGGATCAAGCCGCAACCCGACGGGGGTTACACGATCCCGGCGGGCAACCTGTTCGCGCCCGGCACCGCGCGCACCCGGCCCGAGATCTACGCCATGGGCCTGCGCAACCCGTTCCGGATGAGCGTGGACAAGGCCACCGGGCACGTCTACCTGGGCGACTACGGACCGGACGCGGGCGTGACGAACCCGTCCAGGGGTCCGAGCGGGCAGGTGGAGTTCAACCGGATCACCGCGCCGGGCAACTTCGGCTGGCCCTACTGCACCGGCACGAACACCGCGGACGAGACCTACGTCCGCTACGCGTTCCCCAGCGGCCCGTCCGGCGCCCGCTACCAGTGCGGCTCCGGCGTGACCAACTCCTCGCCGCGCAACACCGGCCTGGCGACGCTGCCACCGGCCCAACCGGCGTGGATCAGGTACGCCGGCGACGCGGGCTCGCCGCCGGAGTTCGGCGGCGGCTCCGAGTCGCCGATGGGCGGCCCGGTCTACCGCTACGACCCGGGCCTGAACTCGCCGACGAAGTTCCCGCAGTCCCTGGACGGCCGCTTCTTCGCGGGCGAGTACGGCCGGCAGTGGATCAAGGCGATCGGTGTGGACGCGAACGGCTCGCCGGGCGTCATCGAGGACTTCCCGTGGGACGGCACGCAGGTGATGGACCTGCAGTTCGGCCCGGACGGCTCGCTGTACGTGCTGGACTACGGCACCGGCGGCGGCAACCAGGCCATCTACCGGATCGACTACAAGGGCAACGCGCCACGCAACCCGACCGCGAAGGCAGCGGCCGACCGCACGTCCGGACCCGTGCCGCTGACCGTGAAGTTCTCCTCGGCGGGCAGCTCCGATCCCGAGGGCGGCGCGCTGTCCTACCGCTGGGCGTTCGGCGACGGCGCCACGTCCACCGAGGCCAACCCCACCCACACCTACAGCAGGGCGGGCAACTACTCGCCGACGCTGACCGTCACCGACCCGCAGGGGCTCACCGGCACGGCGAGCGTCCTGGTCACGGCGGGCAACACGGCGCCGACGATCACGCTGCAGGCGCCCGGTGACGGCCGGCTGTTCGCGTTCGGCGACACCGTGCCGTTCCGGGTGAGCGTGACCGACCCCGAGGACGGGCCGGTCGACTGCGCCCGGGTCAAGGTGACCTACCTGCTCGGCCACGACAGCCACCGGCACCAGATCACCCAGGCCACCGGGTGCAGCGGGCAGATCACCGTGCCGGTGGACGGCGAGCACGACGCCGCGGCGAACATCTACGGCGTCTTCGACGCGGAGTACACCGACAACGCGGGCCTGACGTCGCACGCGGTGAGCACGCTGCAGCCGCGCCACCGCCAGGCCGAGCACCACGGCGCGCAGCAGGGCGTCGAGCCCGCCAACCACGGCGGCGCGGAGGGCGGTCGTACGGTCGGGTTCACCGACGACGGCGACTGGATCTCGTTCCAGCCCTACCTCCTGGACAACGCCCGGTCGGTGACGGCCCGCGTGTCCTCCGGCGGCCCCGGCGGCACGATCGAGGTGCGCGCGGGATCGGCGACCGGCACGCTGCTCGGCACGCTCACCGTGCCCAACACCGGCAGCTGGGACGCGTTCGTCGACGTGTCGGCGAACCTGACCTCCGCGCCGACCGGCACGACCTCGCTGGTGTTCGTGTTCAAGGGCGTCACGGGCCAGGGCAACCTGCTCGACCTGGACGCGTTCACCTTCACCACCGGCACGACCCCGCCGCCGGGCCCGGAGGTGCTGGTGTTCAGCAGGACGGCGGGCTTCCGGCACGACGCCATCCCTGCCGGCACCCAGGCGATCCGGGAGCTGGGCGCCGCCAACGGGTTCGCGGTCACGGCCACCGAGGACGCCTCGGCGTTCACGGCGGCGAACCTGGCGCGGTACGCGGCGGTGGTGTTCCTCAACACGACCGGCGACGTGCTGAACGACGCGCAGCAGGCCGCGTTCCAGTCCTACGTGGACGGCGGCGGTGGCTACGCCGGCGTGCACGCGGCGGCCGACACCGAGCACGACTGGCCCTACTACGGCCGGTTGGTCGGCGCTTACTTCCACTCGCACCCGGACATCCAGCAAGCCACCGTGCGGCCGGAGGACCGGTCGCACCCGGCGACCGCGCACCTGCCGGCCGCGTGGAACCGCACGGACGAGTGGTACAACTTCCGCACCAACCCCCGCGCCACGTCCCGGGTGCTGGCCAACCTGGACGAGGCCGGCTACAGCGGTGGCACGATGGCCGGCGACCACCCCATCTCGTGGTGCCGGACCCAGGCGTCGGGCCGCTCGTTCTACACCGGGCTCGGCCACACGGTCGAGTCGTACGCCGACCCGGCGTTCCGGACCCACCTGCTCGGGGGGATCCGGTACGCGGCGGGCCTGGTGCAGGCCGACTGCCGACCACAGCAGCAGCCGTCGCCGCGGGTCGAGGGCGAGGCGTACACGTCGTCGTCCGGCGTGCAGGTGGCGTCGCACGGGACGGCCAGTGGCGGGCAGACCGTCGGTTACATCGACGGCGGCGACTGGGCGGGTTACGGGCAGACCGACCTCACGGGCAAGCGCCAGTTCACCGCGCGGGTGTCGTCGGGCAACGCGGGCGGCCGGATCGAGGTGCGGGCCGGGTCGGCTGCAGGGGCGCTGCTCGGGTCGGTGGCGGTCGCCGGCACCGGCGGGTTCGACCGGTTCGTGGACGTGTCGACGGCGTTGACCGGCAGCGCGGGCGGTCCGGTGGTCCTGGTGTTCACCGGCTCCGGCTCGGGCGGGCTGTTCGACGTCGACCACTTCACCCTGTCGTGA